One part of the Populus alba chromosome 18, ASM523922v2, whole genome shotgun sequence genome encodes these proteins:
- the LOC118062685 gene encoding eukaryotic initiation factor 4A-15, whose protein sequence is MAGLAPEGSQFDARQFDSKMNELLTTDGQDFFTSYDEVYDTFDAMGLKENLLRGIYAYGFEKPSAIQQRGIVPFCKGLDVIQQAQSGTGKTATFCSGILQQLDYDVVECQALVLAPTRELAQQIEKVMRALGDYLGVKVHACVGGTSVREDQRILSAGVHVVVGTPGRVFDMLRRQSLRPDYIKMFVLDEADEMLSRGFKDQIYDIFQLLPPKIQVGVFSATMPPEALEITRKFMNKPVRILVKRDELTLEGIKQFYVNVDKEEWKLETLCDLYETLAITQSVIFVNTRRKVDWLTDKMRSRDHTVSATHGDMDQNTRDIIMREFRSGSSRVLITTDLLARGIDVQQVSLVINYDLPTQPENYLHRIGRSGRFGRKGVAINFVTKDDERMLSDIQRFYNVTVEELPSNVADLL, encoded by the exons ATGGCTGGTTTGGCACCTGAAGGATCCCAATTCGATGCTCGTCAATTTGATTCTAAGATGAATGagtt GCTCACAACTGATGGGCAAGATTTCTTTACTTCATACGATGAGGTGTATGACACTTTTGATGCAATGGGTTTGAAGGAGAACCTTCTGAGGGGTATTTATGCATATG GTTTTGAGAAGCCTTCTGCAATTCAACAAAGGGGGATTGTCCCATTCTGCAAGGGACTTGATGTAATCCAGCAAGCACAATCAGGAACTGGAAAAACAGCTACTTTTTGCTCTGGAATTTTGCAGCAGCTTGATTATGATGTAGTTGAATGCCAAGCACTGGTTCTTGCACCTACTCGAGAACTAGCACAACAGATTGAAAAGGTTATGAGAGCACTAGGTGATTATCTGGGTGTCAAGGTTCATGCTTGTGTTGGTGGAACTAGTGTTCGTGAGGACCAGCGCATTCTCTCAGCTGGGGTTCATGTTGTAGTTGGTACCCCTGGTCGTGTGTTCGACATGTTGCGGAGACAATCACTTCGGCCTGACTATATCAAGATGTTTGTATTGGATGAAGCAGATGAAATGCTCTCACGAGGTTTCAAGGATCAG ATATATGATATTTTCCAGTTGCTGCCCCCAAAGATTCAGGTTGGGGTTTTCTCCGCTACTATGCCACCTGAGGCACTAGAAATTACAAGGAAGTTCATGAATAAACCTGTGAGGATTTTAGTGAAGCGTGATGAGCTTACACTTGAGGGTATCAAGCAATTCTATGTTAATGTTGACAAGGAGGAATGGAAGCTTGAGACGTTGTGTGATCTATATGAGACCTTGGCAATAACCCAAAGTGTTATCTTTGTGAACACTAGGCGCAAGGTAGATTGGCTTACAGACAAGATGCGCAGTCGTGATCACACAGTCTCTGCTACTCATGGAGATATGGACCAAAACACAAGGGACATTATTATGCGAGAATTTCGCTCTGGTTCCTCTCGTGTGCTGATCACTACTGATCTGTTAGCCCGTGGTATTGATGTCCAGCAAGTCTCACTTGTGATCAATTATGATCTGCCAACACAGCCAGAGAACTACCTCCATCGTATTGGTCGTAGTGGACGTTTTGGAAGGAAGGGTGTTGCTATAAATTTTGTTACCAAGGATGATGAAAGAATGCTTTCTGACATCCAGAGATTTTATAATGTGACAGTTGAGGAGCTGCCGTCAAATGTTGCTGATCTTCTTTGA